One Streptomyces sp. P9-A2 DNA window includes the following coding sequences:
- the cobO gene encoding cob(I)yrinic acid a,c-diamide adenosyltransferase, with product MPKGQPSVVPQDGLTTRQRRNRPLVVVHTGVGKGKSTAAFGLALRAWNQGWPVGVFQFVKSAKWKVGEENALRVLDASGEGGSVRWHKMGEGWSWVQRDAQMDNEEKAREGWEQVKRDLAAETYKLYVLDEFAYPMHWGWVDTDEVVSVLRDRPGTQHVVITGRNVPEKLVDFADLVTDMSKVKHPMDAGQKGQRGIEW from the coding sequence ATGCCTAAGGGACAGCCGAGTGTCGTACCGCAGGACGGTCTGACGACGCGCCAACGGCGCAACCGGCCGCTGGTCGTCGTGCACACGGGCGTCGGGAAGGGCAAGTCGACGGCCGCCTTCGGGCTGGCGCTGCGGGCCTGGAACCAGGGGTGGCCGGTCGGGGTGTTCCAGTTCGTCAAGTCGGCGAAGTGGAAGGTCGGCGAGGAGAACGCGCTGCGGGTGCTCGACGCCTCCGGCGAGGGCGGCAGCGTCAGGTGGCACAAGATGGGCGAGGGCTGGTCCTGGGTCCAGCGGGACGCGCAGATGGACAACGAGGAGAAGGCCCGCGAGGGCTGGGAGCAGGTCAAGCGCGACCTGGCCGCCGAGACGTACAAGTTGTACGTGCTGGACGAGTTCGCCTACCCGATGCACTGGGGGTGGGTCGACACCGACGAGGTCGTGTCCGTGCTGCGCGACCGGCCCGGGACCCAGCACGTCGTGATCACGGGGCGGAACGTGCCGGAGAAGCTGGTGGACTTCGCCGACCTGGTGACCGACATGTCCAAGGTCAAGCACCCCATGGACGCCGGGCAGAAGGGGCAGAGGGGCATCGAGTGGTGA
- a CDS encoding cobyric acid synthase has translation MTGGGLLVAGTTSDAGKSVVTAGICRWLARQGVKVAPFKAQNMSLNSFVTREGAEIGRAQAMQAQACRIEPTALMNPVLLKPGGERSSQVVLLGRPVGEMSARGYHGGRQQQLLGTVLDSLAQLRATYDAVICEGAGSPAEINLRRTDIVNMGIARNASLPVLVVGDIDRGGVFASFFGTVALLSREDQELVAGFLVNKFRGDVSLLEPGLDMLHGLTGRHTYGVLPFRHGLGIDEEDGLAVSLRGAVRESAVAAPLGEDVLRVAVCAVPLMSNFTDVDALAAEPGVVVRFVDRPEELADADLVVVPGTRGTVRALQWLRERGLADALKRRAAEGRPVLGICGGFQILGERIEDDVESRAGRVDGLGILPVRVRFAREKTLERPVGKALGEPVEGYEIHHGVADVRGGAAFISDDGGRSLDGCRAGQTWGTHWHGSLESDGFRRAFLREVAAAAGRRFVPAPDTSFAALREEQLDRLGDLIEQHADTDALWRLIESGAPPGLPFVPPGAPA, from the coding sequence ATGACGGGCGGCGGGCTGCTGGTGGCCGGTACGACGTCGGACGCCGGCAAGAGTGTGGTGACCGCCGGGATCTGCCGGTGGCTGGCGCGGCAGGGCGTCAAGGTCGCGCCGTTCAAGGCGCAGAACATGTCGCTGAACTCGTTCGTCACACGGGAGGGCGCCGAGATCGGGCGGGCGCAGGCCATGCAGGCCCAGGCCTGCCGCATCGAGCCGACCGCGCTGATGAATCCGGTGCTGCTCAAGCCGGGCGGGGAGCGGAGCAGCCAGGTCGTGCTGCTGGGCAGGCCGGTCGGTGAGATGAGCGCGCGCGGCTACCACGGCGGGCGGCAACAACAGCTCCTGGGCACGGTGCTGGACTCCCTCGCGCAACTGCGGGCCACGTACGACGCGGTGATCTGCGAAGGGGCCGGCAGTCCGGCCGAGATCAATCTGCGTCGCACCGACATCGTCAACATGGGGATCGCCCGGAACGCCTCGCTCCCCGTCCTCGTCGTCGGCGACATCGACCGCGGCGGGGTCTTCGCCTCCTTCTTCGGCACGGTCGCGCTGCTGTCGCGCGAGGACCAGGAGCTGGTCGCCGGTTTCCTGGTGAACAAGTTCCGGGGTGATGTGTCGCTGCTGGAGCCGGGACTGGACATGCTGCACGGTCTGACCGGGCGGCACACGTACGGCGTACTGCCCTTCCGGCACGGGCTCGGCATCGACGAGGAGGACGGGCTGGCGGTGTCCCTGCGGGGTGCCGTACGGGAGTCCGCGGTCGCCGCGCCGCTCGGCGAGGACGTGCTGCGGGTCGCCGTGTGCGCGGTGCCGCTGATGTCCAACTTCACGGACGTGGACGCGCTGGCCGCGGAACCGGGTGTCGTGGTCCGTTTCGTGGACCGGCCCGAGGAACTGGCCGACGCCGACCTCGTGGTGGTGCCGGGCACGCGCGGCACCGTACGGGCGCTTCAGTGGCTGCGGGAGCGCGGGCTCGCGGACGCGCTGAAGCGGCGGGCGGCCGAGGGGCGGCCCGTGCTCGGGATCTGCGGGGGCTTCCAGATCCTCGGCGAGCGCATCGAGGACGACGTGGAGAGCCGTGCCGGCCGGGTCGACGGGCTCGGGATCCTGCCCGTACGGGTGCGGTTCGCACGGGAGAAGACGCTCGAGCGGCCCGTCGGAAAGGCCCTCGGGGAGCCCGTCGAGGGCTACGAGATCCATCACGGGGTCGCCGATGTACGGGGAGGGGCGGCGTTCATCTCCGATGACGGTGGACGGAGCCTGGACGGCTGCCGGGCCGGGCAGACCTGGGGCACGCACTGGCACGGTTCGCTGGAGTCGGACGGCTTCCGCCGGGCCTTCCTGCGCGAGGTGGCCGCCGCCGCGGGACGCCGTTTCGTACCGGCCCCCGACACCTCGTTCGCCGCGCTGCGCGAGGAGCAGCTCGACCGGCTCGGCGATCTGATCGAACAGCACGCGGACACGGACGCGCTGTGGCGGCTCATCGAGTCCGGCGCCCCGCCGGGGCTGCCGTTCGTTCCGCCGGGAGCGCCCGCGTGA
- a CDS encoding putative cobaltochelatase, which yields MSTPYPFTAVVGQDDLRLALLLNAVSPQVGGVLVRGEKGTAKSTAVRALAALMPETEVVPGCRFSCDPAAPDPSCPDGPHESRPGARRPTALVELPVGASEDRLVGALDIERALAEGVKAFEPGLLAGAHRGILYVDEVNLLNDHLVDLLLDAAAMGASYVEREGVSVRHAARFLLVGTMNPEEGELRPQLLDRFGLTVEVKASREPDQRVEVVRRRLAYDDAPEEFAARWAGEEAAVRQRIMAARELLSSVRLGDGALRQIAATCASFEVDGMRADIVMARTATALAAWAGRTDVLAEDVRQAALLALPHRRRRNPFDAPGLDEDKLDETLEEFGEQDEGDDDPDPGPDGGPEGGPGGQPAPEDGPQGDDTSARPEGGEGGEPQAGPGVGERSAVRAAEPFRTKTLSVPGVGEGAAGRRSRARTERGRTTGARRPRGALTKLHLAATVQAAAPHQRARGRNGPGLVVRRDDLRQAVREGHESNLVLFVVDASGSMAARQRMSAVKGAVLSLLLDAYQRRDKVGLVTFRGTAAEVALPPTSSVDAAAARLESLPTGGRTPLSAGLLKAHDVLRVERLRDPSRRALVVVVTDGRATGGPEPVALAGRAARLFAAEGTASVVVDCEAGPVRLGLAGQLAGELGGTAVTLDELRADSIAGLVRDVQGTSRRAA from the coding sequence GTGAGTACGCCCTATCCCTTCACCGCCGTCGTCGGCCAGGACGACCTGCGGTTGGCCCTACTGCTGAACGCGGTGTCACCACAGGTGGGTGGCGTTCTCGTGCGGGGGGAGAAGGGGACCGCGAAGTCGACTGCCGTCAGGGCACTGGCCGCGCTGATGCCGGAGACCGAGGTCGTACCCGGCTGCCGGTTCTCCTGCGACCCCGCGGCCCCGGACCCGTCGTGCCCCGACGGACCGCATGAGTCCCGCCCCGGGGCGCGGCGCCCCACGGCACTCGTCGAGCTTCCGGTCGGTGCCTCCGAGGACCGGCTGGTGGGTGCCCTCGACATCGAGCGGGCGCTCGCGGAGGGGGTGAAGGCCTTCGAGCCGGGCCTGCTCGCAGGCGCCCACCGGGGGATCCTGTACGTCGACGAGGTCAATCTTCTGAACGACCATCTCGTCGACCTGCTGCTGGACGCCGCCGCCATGGGCGCCTCGTACGTCGAGCGCGAGGGTGTCTCCGTACGGCACGCGGCGCGCTTCCTGCTCGTCGGGACCATGAACCCCGAAGAGGGCGAGCTGCGACCCCAGTTGCTGGACCGGTTCGGACTGACCGTGGAGGTCAAGGCCTCGCGGGAGCCGGACCAGCGGGTGGAGGTCGTGCGGCGCAGGCTGGCCTACGACGACGCCCCGGAGGAGTTCGCCGCGCGCTGGGCCGGTGAGGAGGCTGCCGTACGGCAGCGGATCATGGCCGCGCGGGAGCTGCTGTCGTCGGTGCGACTGGGTGATGGGGCGCTGCGGCAGATCGCGGCGACCTGTGCCTCCTTCGAGGTGGACGGCATGCGTGCCGACATCGTGATGGCGCGCACCGCGACCGCGCTGGCGGCCTGGGCCGGGCGGACGGACGTACTGGCCGAGGACGTACGGCAGGCCGCGCTGCTGGCCCTCCCCCACCGGCGGCGGCGCAACCCGTTCGACGCGCCGGGGCTCGACGAGGACAAACTCGACGAAACGCTGGAGGAGTTCGGCGAACAGGACGAGGGCGACGACGATCCCGACCCGGGGCCGGACGGTGGCCCGGAAGGTGGCCCGGGCGGGCAGCCGGCGCCCGAGGACGGCCCTCAAGGGGACGATACCTCCGCGCGGCCCGAAGGCGGGGAGGGCGGGGAACCGCAGGCGGGGCCCGGTGTTGGGGAGCGGTCCGCCGTACGGGCCGCAGAGCCCTTCCGGACGAAGACGCTGAGTGTGCCGGGCGTCGGTGAGGGTGCCGCCGGGCGGCGGTCGCGGGCGCGGACCGAGCGCGGGCGGACCACCGGGGCCCGGCGCCCGCGGGGGGCGCTGACCAAGCTGCACCTCGCCGCGACCGTACAGGCCGCGGCGCCGCATCAACGGGCACGGGGACGCAACGGCCCGGGGCTGGTGGTCCGGCGGGACGATCTCAGGCAGGCGGTGCGGGAGGGCCACGAATCCAATCTCGTGCTGTTCGTGGTCGATGCCTCCGGGTCGATGGCCGCGCGGCAGCGGATGAGCGCCGTGAAGGGTGCCGTGCTGTCGCTGCTGCTCGACGCCTACCAGCGGCGGGACAAGGTGGGGCTGGTGACCTTCCGCGGGACGGCCGCCGAGGTGGCGCTGCCGCCGACCTCGTCCGTGGACGCGGCGGCGGCCCGGCTGGAGTCGCTGCCGACCGGCGGGCGTACGCCGCTCTCGGCAGGGCTGCTCAAGGCGCACGACGTGCTGCGCGTGGAGCGGTTGCGCGACCCCTCGCGGCGGGCGCTGGTGGTCGTGGTGACCGACGGACGGGCCACCGGCGGCCCCGAGCCGGTCGCCCTCGCGGGGCGGGCGGCGCGGCTGTTCGCCGCCGAGGGCACCGCCTCCGTGGTCGTGGACTGCGAGGCGGGGCCGGTGCGGCTGGGCCTCGCCGGGCAGCTCGCGGGTGAGCTGGGGGGTACGGCGGTGACGCTGGACGAGTTGCGGGCGGACTCGATCGCCGGGCTGGTCAGGGATGTGCAGGGGACTTCGAGGAGGGCGGCGTAA